In one Deltaproteobacteria bacterium genomic region, the following are encoded:
- a CDS encoding c-type cytochrome produces MERKDSLLLFIGGTLLLILTLAMIYKETHPQWESYQKQFVKVASTYIGEEKARKVDLGFRQIYIPKLRRVDRCTICHLGYNIPGLEKAVEPFTTHPDLPFMKYHPFKKFGCTLCHGGQGYATKLPDAHGNVSNWNVPLLSKRLGIKYGLAEPGHIMEINCNRCHNDDQSTQWMDYINSAKNLVKQYNCTSCHTINGKGGTIGPDLTDEGDNNPENYNYSNVKGEKTFFNWLYQHFKNPAKVSKGTVMPNFNLSDKDAQALTMLVLSFRHKNLPYSYIHIPASQPVTVSAVVKKTTKMAYKAKSPRNEEMISGAHLMKKYGCTACHTTNGSPLVGPSYKDLYGRKEVVIINGKEKHIVVDAAFIRNKILNPGATDVKGFPPHVMPSFKGKLNSKEINEIIEYIESLK; encoded by the coding sequence ATGGAGCGAAAGGATTCTTTACTTTTATTTATAGGTGGCACCTTATTATTAATACTTACACTTGCAATGATCTATAAAGAAACTCACCCGCAATGGGAAAGTTATCAAAAGCAATTTGTAAAAGTAGCAAGCACATATATAGGCGAAGAAAAAGCCAGAAAGGTAGATCTTGGGTTCAGACAAATATATATACCAAAACTAAGACGTGTGGATAGATGTACAATCTGTCATTTAGGTTATAATATCCCAGGATTAGAAAAAGCTGTGGAGCCTTTTACAACGCACCCTGACCTGCCTTTTATGAAATATCATCCGTTTAAAAAATTTGGATGCACCCTTTGTCACGGCGGCCAGGGTTATGCAACAAAGCTGCCCGATGCTCACGGTAATGTATCAAACTGGAATGTTCCTTTGTTAAGCAAAAGACTTGGAATAAAATACGGGTTAGCAGAGCCGGGACATATTATGGAAATCAATTGCAACCGATGTCATAATGATGATCAAAGCACCCAATGGATGGATTACATCAACTCGGCAAAAAATCTTGTTAAGCAATATAATTGTACTTCCTGTCATACTATCAACGGCAAAGGCGGAACAATAGGACCTGATCTAACGGATGAAGGAGATAACAATCCGGAGAACTATAACTACAGTAATGTGAAGGGTGAAAAAACATTCTTTAACTGGTTATATCAACATTTTAAAAACCCCGCCAAAGTGAGCAAGGGAACTGTCATGCCTAATTTTAATCTAAGCGATAAAGATGCACAGGCACTAACAATGTTGGTCCTGAGTTTTAGGCATAAAAACCTGCCCTATTCCTACATACACATTCCCGCTTCACAGCCTGTAACCGTAAGTGCAGTGGTAAAGAAGACAACCAAGATGGCGTATAAGGCTAAGTCGCCAAGAAATGAAGAGATGATAAGTGGGGCTCATCTAATGAAAAAGTACGGATGCACTGCATGCCATACCACCAATGGCTCTCCGCTTGTAGGACCTTCTTACAAAGATTTATATGGAAGAAAAGAAGTTGTGATAATTAACGGTAAAGAGAAACACATAGTTGTTGATGCCGCATTTATCAGAAACAAGATTCTTAATCCAGGTGCTACTGATGTAAAAGGCTTTCCGCCGCATGTAATGCCTTCGTTTAAGGGTAAACTTAACTCCAAAGAGATCAATGAGATCATCGAGTATATAGAGAGTCTTAAATAA
- a CDS encoding cytochrome b N-terminal domain-containing protein, with protein sequence MIEKLRKLKKQLTWTYVPETEREASDAVVRNFVLHWFPSKVTSKSLSFLYTLELGTISILLFAILLITGVLLMFMYVPSVGQAYWGVKDIEYVVSFGPFIRGIHRIAASLMVAVVFLHMMRVFLTGAYKKGGKAIGSFRPLNWWIGLTLLLVTMLLSYTGYLLPWDQLAVWAVTIGMNIAKSAPFIGEKIAFLLRGGTIIDQNTLLRWYVAHVVLLPLFGVILIVWHMWRIRKDGGLGSVESLAEERIVKDKIVQKGKTYSLMGIVTGATPAIISHNVQGDTYFSSPQLTRRILIVFTISAVILLGIAFIYKAPLEAPASMIIPPNPAKAPWYFLWLQELVADTTIRIGSFTISGGFVGGILVPGVLILAAVLWPFLDKSGPEAIGVWFHKNRRLQNTVFILTVLVIIALIFVGSDMRGPYWKLYMPWQTWPKTPTKF encoded by the coding sequence ATGATAGAAAAGCTTAGGAAATTAAAAAAACAACTAACATGGACTTATGTTCCGGAAACAGAAAGAGAGGCATCGGATGCGGTTGTAAGAAATTTTGTTCTTCACTGGTTCCCGTCAAAAGTTACATCTAAGAGTCTGTCTTTCTTATACACATTAGAACTTGGAACTATATCCATATTATTATTTGCAATATTACTCATTACCGGAGTTCTTTTAATGTTCATGTATGTGCCTTCTGTAGGGCAGGCTTATTGGGGAGTAAAGGATATTGAATATGTGGTTTCTTTTGGTCCTTTTATAAGAGGTATACATAGAATAGCAGCAAGCCTTATGGTAGCAGTGGTGTTCCTGCACATGATGAGAGTTTTCTTAACAGGGGCTTACAAAAAAGGCGGGAAAGCTATTGGCAGTTTTAGACCGTTAAACTGGTGGATAGGTTTAACACTTTTGCTCGTTACAATGCTCCTTTCTTATACAGGCTATCTGTTACCATGGGACCAGTTAGCAGTATGGGCAGTAACGATAGGGATGAATATAGCTAAATCAGCCCCTTTTATAGGAGAAAAAATCGCCTTTTTGTTAAGGGGCGGTACTATTATAGATCAGAATACTTTACTTAGATGGTATGTTGCCCATGTTGTTTTATTGCCCTTATTTGGCGTTATTTTAATCGTATGGCATATGTGGAGAATCAGAAAAGACGGCGGTTTGGGCAGTGTGGAATCTTTAGCTGAGGAAAGGATTGTTAAAGATAAAATAGTTCAAAAGGGCAAGACGTACAGTTTAATGGGTATTGTAACGGGTGCAACACCAGCCATCATTTCCCATAATGTGCAGGGTGATACATATTTTTCTTCCCCACAGCTCACACGCAGGATTTTAATTGTCTTTACAATTAGTGCTGTTATCCTTTTAGGTATTGCCTTCATATACAAAGCACCTCTTGAAGCACCAGCAAGCATGATTATACCCCCTAACCCGGCAAAGGCTCCCTGGTATTTTTTATGGCTACAGGAACTTGTCGCCGATACAACAATAAGGATTGGAAGCTTCACAATAAGCGGCGGTTTTGTGGGGGGTATATTGGTTCCAGGTGTTTTGATCCTTGCTGCAGTGCTCTGGCCGTTCTTGGATAAAAGCGGTCCGGAAGCAATAGGCGTATGGTTTCATAAAAATAGGAGGCTGCAAAACACAGTTTTTATCCTGACGGTATTGGTAATTATAGCTCTGATTTTTGTCGGCAGTGATATGCGTGGTCCTTATTGGAAGCTTTATATGCCATGGCAAACATGGCCTAAAACGCCTACAAAGTTTTAA
- a CDS encoding FAD-dependent oxidoreductase, with protein sequence MGKYKVRLRPLPSFREEVLCMMGCPIRTDSGKYVQNVHEGKYEEGYIIARSPNPFASVCGRVCAAPCEDNCRKGKVNINEPISIRSLKKFLCEKYGVESNQPETQKKLFEGEMPYAHRWSWDAPVLVKQGKINKKVAVLGAGVAGLSCAHDLALMGYKVTVFEESERAGGMLRYGIPRYRLPSDVLDQEIEAVVNLGVEIKYNTKITKEFGISELKKQGYEAIFIAVGTQRGRDLNIDGVNMQGVIKAIDYLVGANKGKQFYLGKKVVVIGGGLVALDAARDAFRLIKETIQKEVSINYPGEKDEQTSVQGMFETLDIARTAIRRGAIEVDVVSLESLDDMPAARTIQGKAELLETIDEGIKFLPSWGPKSIIGENGKAKAVEFKKVLSVFDENGRFNPKFDDAVTKVIEADSIILAIGQATDLSFLREEDNIKIAGSGVITIDKNTLSSTAPGVFAGGDCAFGPRNLIDAIANGKLAARSMHEYLSNKKQEVTYKVEVEVLRTEQYKMPDDYDINRRKTPPVLDVDERIGLRELEQSFTEKEARIQGGRCLKCHISPIYDSDLCIICGRCTDICPENCLEFVTLEELELSNEDKANIYKNLQYKENENVTVFLKNDEKCIRCGLCAIRCPTNAITMEKIMVWEEVNV encoded by the coding sequence ATGGGCAAATATAAAGTAAGATTGAGACCTCTTCCTTCTTTTAGAGAAGAGGTTTTATGCATGATGGGATGTCCAATACGTACGGATAGCGGTAAGTATGTTCAGAATGTTCATGAGGGTAAGTACGAGGAGGGATACATAATTGCACGATCTCCCAATCCCTTTGCCTCTGTGTGCGGCAGGGTATGCGCTGCTCCTTGTGAAGATAACTGCCGCAAAGGGAAGGTTAACATAAATGAGCCCATATCTATTCGTTCATTAAAAAAATTCCTCTGTGAAAAATATGGGGTTGAATCCAATCAACCCGAGACACAGAAAAAATTATTTGAAGGTGAAATGCCCTATGCTCATAGATGGAGCTGGGATGCACCCGTACTTGTAAAGCAGGGGAAAATAAATAAAAAAGTAGCAGTCCTTGGTGCCGGAGTTGCCGGTTTGTCATGTGCACATGACCTTGCTTTAATGGGATATAAAGTAACGGTCTTTGAAGAATCGGAAAGAGCAGGCGGTATGTTAAGGTATGGAATCCCAAGATATCGTTTACCTTCCGATGTGCTTGATCAGGAGATAGAGGCGGTTGTTAATCTTGGAGTAGAGATAAAGTATAACACAAAAATAACGAAAGAGTTTGGGATCAGTGAACTTAAAAAACAAGGTTATGAAGCCATTTTTATAGCGGTCGGGACGCAGCGGGGACGCGATCTAAACATAGACGGCGTAAACATGCAGGGCGTTATAAAAGCCATTGATTATCTTGTCGGAGCAAACAAGGGAAAACAATTCTATCTTGGTAAAAAGGTTGTTGTAATAGGGGGCGGACTTGTAGCTTTGGATGCAGCGAGGGATGCTTTCCGTTTAATAAAAGAAACCATTCAAAAAGAAGTTTCAATAAATTATCCGGGTGAAAAAGATGAACAGACATCTGTGCAGGGGATGTTTGAAACACTCGATATCGCAAGGACAGCTATTCGTAGGGGTGCTATAGAAGTTGATGTTGTCAGCCTTGAATCGTTGGATGATATGCCAGCTGCCAGGACCATACAGGGAAAGGCTGAGCTTTTAGAAACAATAGATGAAGGCATTAAGTTCCTTCCTTCATGGGGACCGAAAAGCATTATCGGTGAAAACGGAAAGGCAAAAGCTGTTGAGTTTAAAAAGGTATTGTCTGTGTTTGATGAGAACGGCAGGTTTAATCCAAAATTTGATGATGCGGTAACAAAGGTAATAGAAGCAGATTCTATAATCTTAGCTATCGGCCAGGCTACGGATCTATCCTTTTTAAGAGAAGAAGACAATATAAAGATAGCTGGTTCGGGTGTTATAACAATTGATAAAAACACATTGTCATCAACGGCACCCGGGGTGTTTGCAGGCGGAGACTGCGCATTTGGTCCGAGAAACTTAATTGATGCGATCGCAAACGGTAAATTAGCAGCAAGGTCCATGCATGAATACCTATCAAATAAAAAACAGGAAGTAACGTATAAAGTAGAAGTAGAAGTATTGCGGACAGAGCAATATAAAATGCCGGACGATTACGATATAAACAGAAGAAAAACCCCGCCGGTACTTGATGTAGACGAGAGAATTGGTTTAAGGGAATTAGAGCAATCATTTACAGAAAAAGAGGCCAGGATTCAGGGGGGAAGATGTCTAAAATGTCATATAAGTCCGATCTATGACTCTGATCTTTGCATAATTTGCGGCAGATGCACCGATATATGTCCGGAAAATTGCCTTGAATTTGTAACGCTTGAAGAACTGGAACTCAGTAATGAAGATAAAGCAAATATATATAAAAACTTACAATACAAAGAAAATGAAAATGTAACCGTGTTTTTAAAAAATGATGAAAAGTGCATTAGATGCGGATTGTGCGCGATTAGATGCCCTACTAATGCAATAACAATGGAAAAAATTATGGTCTGGGAGGAAGTAAATGTCTGA
- a CDS encoding c-type cytochrome, with the protein MKIKTILFSIFSIAFLFSISYAQTLPENPLAGRIVFEEKGCINCHSINGVGNHVGPDFGEHLFFGTGYKLAAYMWDHSYKMVPKMKELGVKRPVFTGNEFKKLQTYLYFVRYLGENGDIAKGKELFAQKGCNICHSIGNKNSVGIRLDRMKVYPSPLYLAQNLWNHSPLIHEKIRSMGITIPTLTSSDIVNLAAYLQAVNYFSKREKQYFYPGNPEKGEELFKKKHCYYCHILTGTGPNLKKLTMNKSVTEIAGMMWNHSDFMQRKAMELDIKWPTFHGNEMADIISYLYYINPPHVSGSEGDGRLLFKTKGCINCHFAGNKMHAPVFTEKKYYGSKNEFFASIWNHIPRTEAAFLLNGKRLPDLTASDVKSLYLFLKR; encoded by the coding sequence ATGAAAATAAAAACAATACTCTTTAGTATTTTTTCCATTGCTTTCTTATTTTCTATTAGCTATGCGCAGACTCTTCCCGAAAACCCGCTTGCAGGCAGAATCGTTTTTGAAGAGAAAGGGTGTATCAATTGTCATTCCATAAATGGTGTAGGTAACCATGTTGGTCCTGATTTTGGAGAGCATCTCTTTTTTGGAACGGGCTATAAATTGGCAGCGTACATGTGGGATCATTCCTATAAAATGGTTCCAAAGATGAAAGAGTTGGGCGTCAAGAGGCCCGTGTTTACAGGGAACGAATTTAAAAAATTGCAAACGTATTTATATTTCGTCCGCTATCTTGGCGAGAACGGGGATATAGCAAAAGGGAAAGAACTGTTTGCGCAAAAGGGATGCAATATCTGTCACTCAATCGGCAATAAAAACAGTGTTGGAATCAGACTTGATCGGATGAAGGTTTATCCCTCTCCGCTTTATCTTGCACAAAACCTGTGGAATCACTCTCCACTCATACATGAGAAAATCAGATCAATGGGCATAACAATACCAACATTAACATCAAGTGATATCGTAAACCTTGCAGCCTATCTGCAAGCGGTAAACTATTTCTCAAAACGGGAAAAACAATATTTTTACCCCGGTAATCCTGAAAAAGGAGAAGAGTTATTCAAGAAAAAACATTGCTATTATTGTCATATACTAACAGGAACCGGTCCCAACCTTAAAAAGTTAACAATGAATAAGAGTGTTACAGAGATAGCAGGCATGATGTGGAATCATTCTGATTTTATGCAGAGAAAAGCAATGGAGCTTGACATTAAATGGCCCACATTCCACGGTAATGAAATGGCTGATATAATCTCTTACCTCTATTACATAAACCCGCCTCATGTAAGTGGCTCAGAAGGAGACGGCAGGCTTCTTTTTAAAACGAAGGGCTGTATAAATTGTCATTTTGCAGGCAACAAAATGCATGCGCCTGTTTTTACGGAAAAGAAGTATTATGGCAGCAAGAATGAGTTTTTTGCATCCATATGGAATCACATACCTAGGACAGAAGCAGCATTTTTATTGAATGGTAAAAGGCTTCCGGATCTGACAGCTTCTGATGTGAAATCGCTTTACCTGTTTTTGAAAAGGTAG
- a CDS encoding ubiquinol-cytochrome c reductase iron-sulfur subunit produces the protein MSEDKLNKNDYSPKLEITRRGFLSLIGLGFLGVIGSLVLQGFSAVRSIIPNVLYEPPKKFKVGPPSRFSEGATFLPERLFIINNNNEFHAISAICTHLGCTVNLAQYSPPKTYISRRTGKTVDETFEFHCPCHGSKYRENGNVYAGPAPLPLPWYELSLAPDGQIVVNTDKIVDHNFRLKL, from the coding sequence ATGTCTGAAGATAAACTCAATAAAAATGATTATAGCCCAAAATTAGAGATTACACGCAGAGGTTTTTTGTCTTTAATCGGACTTGGTTTTTTGGGCGTTATTGGTAGTCTTGTGCTGCAGGGTTTTTCTGCCGTGAGATCTATAATCCCGAATGTTCTATACGAACCGCCAAAAAAGTTTAAAGTAGGCCCGCCGTCCAGGTTTTCAGAAGGTGCAACATTTTTGCCGGAAAGATTGTTTATAATTAACAACAATAACGAATTCCATGCTATTTCGGCAATATGCACGCACCTTGGATGCACTGTTAACCTTGCCCAATATTCACCGCCAAAAACTTATATATCACGAAGAACTGGTAAAACAGTAGACGAGACCTTTGAGTTCCATTGCCCCTGTCATGGTTCAAAATATAGAGAGAACGGCAATGTTTATGCAGGACCAGCCCCATTGCCATTGCCGTGGTATGAGCTTTCTTTGGCACCGGACGGCCAGATAGTAGTTAATACGGACAAAATCGTGGATCATAATTTCAGATTAAAGTTATAA